A part of Myxococcus landrumus genomic DNA contains:
- a CDS encoding ATP-dependent helicase, whose amino-acid sequence MDLSKLNPPQREAVVTLQGPLLVLAGAGSGKTRVITHRIVHLLNERPDHILARNILAVTFTNKAASEMKERLVHMAGPRAQGVLVCTFHAFGAEMLREDIHRLGWPKKFAIADMGDQLAIIRRAMREHRIDDRAFDARKVLTLISKAKNSGAAPEPKPEGIGDDYDLITHMVYPDYQLALKAQGSVDFDDLLLLPSRLLREHSDLYLKYTHRFRYLLVDEFQDTNLAQLELLKLMAGQSRNVCAVGDDDQCIYSWRGAEVRNILNFDDFFPGGKEVRLEQNYRSVQMVLDAANAVIAKNPERKAKQMWTDRKGGPKVKVVACPNDEEEARFVAHEIQKHMSLGIPADDIAVLYRTNGQAHPIEETLREKNIGYEVVGGSEFFDRREVKDVIAYFKVIVNRLDEISLMRIINVPSRGIGDVTVERLHGHSRSEGVTLWTVMRRATEFDDLPPGAGEKVREFVELIERYRAAYEQGQLATVTRKLLEEIGFRDATRAHATSATSADKKLKSVDGVLDSLERFEKREGPKASLLTYLNRLSLDNRQEDEEEVPGAKGRVTLMTIHSSKGLEYRLVFFIGMEEDLMPHGGMQGEAQNLEEERRLCYVGITRAKELLYLTRAVTRVKRGKEVPRTPSRFLEDLPAEVSEVIAMDAPRQGDPTPEEKNFFANLKERFKKPTPGAAPGGGGVPGR is encoded by the coding sequence ATGGACCTCTCGAAGCTCAACCCTCCTCAGCGCGAGGCCGTGGTCACCCTCCAGGGGCCCCTGCTGGTCCTCGCGGGCGCTGGCAGCGGGAAGACCCGCGTCATCACCCACCGCATCGTCCACCTGCTCAACGAGCGGCCAGACCACATCCTGGCTCGCAACATCCTGGCGGTGACCTTCACCAACAAGGCGGCCTCGGAGATGAAGGAGCGCCTGGTCCATATGGCCGGGCCCCGGGCGCAGGGCGTGCTGGTGTGCACCTTCCACGCCTTTGGAGCGGAGATGCTCCGCGAGGACATCCACCGGCTGGGGTGGCCCAAGAAGTTCGCCATCGCGGACATGGGCGACCAGTTGGCCATCATCCGCCGCGCCATGCGCGAGCACCGCATCGACGACCGCGCCTTCGACGCGCGCAAGGTGCTCACGCTCATCTCCAAGGCGAAGAACTCCGGCGCGGCGCCGGAGCCCAAGCCCGAGGGCATTGGCGACGACTACGACCTCATCACCCACATGGTCTACCCGGACTACCAGCTCGCGCTGAAGGCGCAGGGCTCGGTGGACTTCGACGACCTGCTGCTCCTGCCCTCGCGCCTCCTGCGTGAGCACTCGGACCTGTACCTCAAGTACACGCACCGCTTCCGCTACCTGCTGGTGGACGAGTTCCAGGACACGAACCTGGCCCAGCTGGAGCTGCTCAAGCTGATGGCGGGCCAGTCGCGCAACGTGTGCGCGGTGGGGGACGACGACCAGTGCATCTACTCGTGGCGCGGCGCGGAGGTGCGCAACATCCTCAACTTCGACGACTTCTTCCCGGGCGGGAAGGAAGTGCGCCTGGAGCAGAACTACCGCTCCGTGCAGATGGTGCTGGACGCGGCGAACGCCGTCATCGCGAAGAACCCCGAGCGCAAGGCCAAGCAGATGTGGACCGACCGCAAGGGCGGTCCCAAGGTGAAGGTCGTCGCCTGCCCCAACGATGAGGAGGAGGCCCGCTTCGTCGCGCACGAAATCCAGAAGCACATGTCGCTGGGCATCCCCGCGGATGACATCGCGGTGCTCTACCGGACCAACGGCCAGGCGCACCCCATCGAGGAGACGCTGCGCGAGAAGAACATCGGCTACGAGGTGGTGGGCGGCAGCGAGTTCTTCGACCGGCGCGAGGTGAAGGACGTCATCGCGTACTTCAAGGTCATCGTGAACCGGCTGGATGAAATCTCGCTCATGCGCATCATCAACGTCCCCTCGCGCGGGATTGGTGACGTGACGGTGGAGCGGCTGCACGGGCACTCGCGCTCCGAGGGCGTCACGCTGTGGACGGTGATGCGCCGGGCGACGGAGTTCGACGACCTGCCCCCGGGGGCGGGCGAGAAGGTGCGCGAGTTCGTTGAGCTCATCGAGCGCTACCGCGCGGCCTACGAGCAGGGGCAGCTGGCCACCGTGACGCGCAAGCTCCTGGAGGAGATTGGCTTCCGCGACGCCACGCGCGCGCACGCCACCAGCGCCACCAGCGCGGACAAGAAGCTCAAGAGCGTGGACGGCGTGCTGGACTCGCTCGAGCGCTTCGAGAAGCGCGAGGGCCCCAAGGCCAGCCTGCTCACCTATCTGAACCGCCTGAGCCTGGACAACCGCCAGGAGGACGAGGAGGAGGTCCCCGGCGCCAAGGGCCGCGTCACCCTGATGACCATCCACTCCTCCAAGGGCCTGGAGTACCGGCTGGTCTTCTTCATCGGCATGGAAGAGGACTTGATGCCCCACGGGGGCATGCAGGGCGAGGCGCAGAACCTCGAGGAGGAGCGCCGCCTCTGCTACGTGGGCATCACCCGCGCCAAGGAGCTGCTCTACCTCACCCGCGCCGTCACCCGCGTGAAGCGCGGCAAGGAAGTCCCCAGGACGCCCTCGCGTTTCCTGGAGGACCTCCCCGCCGAGGTCTCCGAGGTCATCGCCATGGACGCGCCGCGTCAGGGCGACCCCACTCCGGAGGAGAAGAACTTCTTCGCCAACCTGAAGGAGCGCTTCAAGAAGCCGACCCCTGGGGCTGCTCCCGGGGGAGGGGGCGTGCCTGGGCGGTAG
- a CDS encoding caib/baif family protein: MAKEKVTRAEAEDPLAAEKAARELVASLGKREFLEQLQRLTKSYASDPGNPGSYACEGCQRCANCMFCKECDSCFQCTHCTRCELCNNCSHCVDCKSCHACAYCVQSENCTTSAYLVLSRNLQDCNYCFGCVGLAKKDFHILNVPFSRTEYFKVVGKLRMELGLP; the protein is encoded by the coding sequence GTGGCGAAGGAGAAAGTGACGCGGGCCGAAGCGGAAGATCCGCTCGCCGCGGAGAAGGCGGCACGCGAGCTGGTGGCCTCTCTGGGCAAGCGTGAGTTCCTGGAGCAGCTCCAGCGGCTCACGAAGAGCTATGCGTCGGACCCCGGCAACCCCGGCTCCTATGCGTGCGAGGGCTGTCAGCGCTGCGCCAACTGCATGTTCTGCAAGGAGTGCGACAGCTGCTTCCAATGCACCCACTGCACCCGGTGCGAGCTGTGCAACAACTGCTCGCACTGCGTGGACTGCAAGAGCTGTCACGCGTGCGCCTACTGCGTGCAAAGCGAGAACTGCACCACCAGCGCCTACCTGGTGCTGTCCCGCAACCTCCAGGACTGCAACTACTGCTTCGGCTGCGTGGGGCTGGCGAAGAAGGACTTCCACATCCTCAACGTCCCCTTCTCCCGGACCGAGTACTTCAAGGTGGTGGGCAAGCTGCGCATGGAGCTGGGCCTGCCCTGA
- a CDS encoding class I SAM-dependent rRNA methyltransferase — MAPPVALPVARTTPKGAKSLRQGNPWLYRTELAAPPDVKGSGAVVLVVDSQGNPIGQALYARRSPLALRLLTRKGPAEEPINDAFFRRRLEAALARRAMLSHRDGLRLVHGEADQLPGLFVDRYGSGLTLQTLSEGMDARKESLAKMLVELTGATHVVCRDDASGRDFEGLTRESRLLHGQGEARFTYHEGENRFDVDLLGDMKTGAFLDQVDNHLRAGELARGEALDLFSYHGGFALALSRHCTSVVAVEQDEKAAARAQENARVNGRDNVRVEHANAFDVLRRFDTEGQRFDTIVLDPPGLAKRREGLATALRAYHELNLRAFRCLKPNGLLVTCSCSGKLDRAGFEEMVLAAAMDAKRPVQILERRGAGLDHPVLGGLLETEYLKALYVRAL, encoded by the coding sequence ATGGCCCCCCCAGTAGCCCTTCCGGTGGCACGCACCACGCCGAAGGGCGCGAAGTCCCTGCGCCAAGGCAATCCCTGGTTGTACCGCACCGAGCTCGCCGCCCCGCCCGACGTGAAGGGGTCTGGAGCGGTGGTGCTGGTGGTGGACTCGCAAGGCAACCCCATTGGGCAGGCCCTCTACGCCAGGCGCTCTCCGCTGGCCCTGCGCCTGCTGACGCGCAAGGGCCCCGCCGAGGAGCCGATCAACGACGCCTTCTTCCGCCGCCGCCTGGAGGCCGCGCTCGCCCGTCGGGCGATGCTGTCCCACCGGGATGGCCTGCGGCTGGTGCACGGAGAGGCGGACCAGTTGCCGGGCCTCTTCGTGGACCGCTACGGCTCCGGCCTCACCCTCCAGACGCTCTCCGAGGGCATGGACGCGCGCAAGGAGTCGCTCGCGAAGATGCTGGTGGAGCTCACCGGCGCCACGCACGTGGTCTGCCGCGACGACGCCTCGGGCCGCGACTTCGAGGGACTGACGCGAGAGTCCCGCCTGCTGCATGGCCAGGGCGAGGCGCGATTCACCTACCACGAGGGCGAGAACCGCTTCGACGTGGACCTGCTGGGTGACATGAAGACGGGCGCCTTCCTGGACCAGGTCGACAACCACCTGCGCGCCGGAGAGCTGGCGCGAGGCGAGGCGCTGGACCTCTTCAGCTACCACGGTGGCTTCGCGCTGGCCCTGTCGCGCCACTGCACGTCGGTGGTCGCGGTGGAGCAGGATGAGAAGGCCGCCGCGCGCGCCCAGGAGAATGCCCGCGTCAACGGCCGGGACAACGTCCGAGTGGAGCACGCGAATGCCTTCGACGTGCTGCGCCGCTTCGACACGGAGGGCCAGCGCTTCGACACCATCGTGCTGGACCCGCCGGGCCTGGCCAAGCGTCGCGAGGGCCTGGCGACCGCGCTGCGCGCCTACCACGAGCTCAACCTGCGTGCCTTCCGCTGCTTGAAGCCCAACGGCCTGCTCGTCACCTGCTCCTGCTCGGGCAAGCTGGACCGCGCGGGCTTCGAGGAGATGGTGCTCGCCGCCGCCATGGACGCGAAGCGCCCGGTGCAGATTCTGGAGCGCCGGGGCGCGGGGTTGGACCACCCCGTCCTCGGAGGGTTGCTGGAGACGGAGTACCTCAAGGCCCTCTACGTGCGCGCCCTCTAG
- a CDS encoding metallopeptidase family protein: protein MSRRGLLALCLILTACKRSTPAPTTGDAGLPEVSSVRAPAANAAPAEVGEGAAKPVKPLAVCRARGSSPLDAARSYYDGGRFEEALSCAAQAAAQEPDLAAAHAERGVALAALGREAEAQLAFSRALAIDPGDSDALLGAAHLYAVQLPSTRERDELGTLYAERGLSQPGTPPELIPHLALVAAMAFNDLGQAEEALTRAAIVLARDPASREALYERALALFELCRFSEAKSAFQGLINDPERAAHAHQHLGLLLEREGKWKQAQVHFDKARGLAPEDFPSPPMPSEDAFRQDVARAVAELPADMRGDLEGVPVTAEELPAEADLLANQPPLSPTILGLFRGPPLGAPCDGSETPCRSVVLYRRNLARAVRTPAELNEQIRVTLLHEIGHLRGEDDEELAARGLE from the coding sequence ATGTCGCGGCGTGGTCTGCTCGCCCTTTGCCTCATCCTCACCGCCTGCAAGCGGAGCACGCCGGCCCCCACGACGGGAGACGCCGGATTGCCCGAGGTGTCCTCCGTGCGAGCCCCGGCCGCCAATGCGGCGCCCGCGGAGGTGGGAGAGGGTGCGGCGAAGCCCGTGAAGCCGCTCGCGGTGTGCCGGGCGAGGGGGAGCTCTCCCCTCGACGCGGCCCGGAGCTACTACGACGGAGGCCGCTTCGAGGAGGCCCTCTCCTGCGCGGCGCAAGCAGCGGCCCAGGAGCCGGACCTCGCCGCCGCCCACGCCGAGCGAGGCGTCGCGCTCGCCGCCCTGGGGCGCGAGGCCGAGGCGCAGCTCGCCTTCTCGAGAGCCTTGGCCATCGACCCAGGGGACTCGGATGCGCTCCTGGGCGCCGCGCACTTGTACGCGGTGCAGCTCCCCTCCACGCGCGAGCGCGATGAGCTGGGCACGCTCTACGCGGAGCGCGGCCTCTCCCAACCTGGAACGCCGCCGGAGCTCATCCCGCATCTGGCGCTGGTGGCGGCCATGGCCTTCAACGACCTGGGCCAGGCGGAAGAGGCCCTGACCCGAGCCGCCATCGTCCTGGCGAGAGACCCCGCCAGCCGTGAGGCCCTCTACGAGCGGGCCCTGGCCCTCTTCGAGCTGTGCCGCTTCTCCGAGGCGAAGTCCGCCTTCCAGGGGCTCATCAACGACCCGGAGCGGGCCGCGCACGCGCACCAGCACCTGGGGCTCCTCCTGGAGCGAGAGGGCAAGTGGAAGCAGGCGCAGGTCCACTTCGACAAGGCTCGAGGCCTCGCGCCCGAGGACTTCCCCTCGCCGCCCATGCCGAGCGAGGACGCCTTCCGCCAGGACGTGGCCCGCGCCGTGGCCGAGCTCCCCGCGGACATGCGGGGCGACCTGGAGGGAGTCCCCGTCACCGCGGAGGAGCTGCCCGCGGAAGCGGACCTGCTGGCCAACCAGCCGCCCTTGTCGCCCACCATCCTGGGGCTCTTCCGGGGCCCGCCCCTGGGCGCGCCGTGCGACGGCTCCGAGACGCCCTGCCGCTCGGTGGTGCTCTACCGCCGCAACCTGGCGAGGGCGGTTCGCACGCCCGCCGAGCTGAATGAGCAGATTCGCGTGACATTGCTGCACGAAATCGGGCATCTGCGCGGGGAGGACGACGAGGAACTGGCCGCGCGCGGCCTGGAGTGA
- a CDS encoding Maf family protein: MRDLILASTSSARRALMDGLGLPYRTQSPGVDEQVSPLHSAKEAVRELAERKARAVHARNPEAWVLGADQLVEVNGQTLTKPEDRGAARAQLGKLLGHTHDIHTGVCLIGPGGQHFEGLETARLTFHAVTPDELERYLDLNEWEGCCGSYRVEGAGQALLARLEGDRSNVQGLPMVTVVRLLRQAGFSFFERR; the protein is encoded by the coding sequence ATGAGAGACTTGATTCTGGCGTCCACCTCCAGTGCCCGCCGCGCGCTCATGGATGGACTGGGCCTGCCGTACCGCACCCAATCTCCTGGCGTGGATGAGCAGGTGTCCCCCTTGCACTCCGCGAAGGAGGCCGTGCGAGAGCTGGCCGAGCGCAAGGCGCGCGCGGTGCATGCGCGCAATCCGGAGGCGTGGGTGCTCGGCGCCGACCAGCTCGTGGAGGTGAATGGACAGACGCTCACCAAGCCCGAGGACCGGGGCGCCGCGCGTGCACAGCTGGGCAAGCTGCTGGGGCACACGCATGACATCCACACCGGCGTCTGCCTGATAGGTCCTGGCGGCCAGCACTTCGAGGGCTTGGAGACGGCGCGCCTCACCTTCCATGCCGTGACGCCCGACGAGCTGGAGCGCTACCTGGACCTGAACGAGTGGGAGGGCTGCTGTGGCAGCTACCGCGTGGAAGGCGCGGGCCAGGCGCTGCTGGCGCGACTGGAGGGGGACCGCTCCAACGTGCAGGGTCTCCCCATGGTGACAGTGGTGCGCCTGTTGCGGCAGGCGGGCTTCTCCTTCTTCGAGCGCCGGTAG